In a single window of the Chelonia mydas isolate rCheMyd1 chromosome 8, rCheMyd1.pri.v2, whole genome shotgun sequence genome:
- the CDKN2AIPNL gene encoding CDKN2AIP N-terminal-like protein isoform X1 gives MVGEVEEAEVPERFRSYSENERHWQARREFILRNLPPDWAGEAPWPAGRIDHLLSLSMVWANHLFLGCSYSKDLLDKVTEMAEGIEVEGAPQFTTRDEIMKKHQH, from the exons ATGGTGGGGGAGGTGGAAGAGGCTGAGGTTCCCGAGCGGTTCCGCTCCTACTCGGAGAACGAGAGGCACTGGCAGGCCCGCCGCGAGTTCATCCTGCGGAACCTGCCCCCGGACTGGGCGGGGGAAGCGCCCTGGCCCGCCGGCCGCATCGACCACCTGCTCTCGCTCTCCATGGTGTGGGCCAACCACCTCTTCCTGGGCTGCAG TTACAGCAAAGACCTTTTAGACAAGGTAACAGAAATGGCTGAGGGGATTGAAGTTGAAGGTGCACCACAGTTTACTACGCGAGATGAAATAATGAAAAAG caTCAGCATTAG
- the CDKN2AIPNL gene encoding CDKN2AIP N-terminal-like protein isoform X2 — translation MVGEVEEAEVPERFRSYSENERHWQARREFILRNLPPDWAGEAPWPAGRIDHLLSLSMVWANHLFLGCSYSKDLLDKVTEMAEGIEVEGAPQFTTRDEIMKK, via the exons ATGGTGGGGGAGGTGGAAGAGGCTGAGGTTCCCGAGCGGTTCCGCTCCTACTCGGAGAACGAGAGGCACTGGCAGGCCCGCCGCGAGTTCATCCTGCGGAACCTGCCCCCGGACTGGGCGGGGGAAGCGCCCTGGCCCGCCGGCCGCATCGACCACCTGCTCTCGCTCTCCATGGTGTGGGCCAACCACCTCTTCCTGGGCTGCAG TTACAGCAAAGACCTTTTAGACAAGGTAACAGAAATGGCTGAGGGGATTGAAGTTGAAGGTGCACCACAGTTTACTACGCGAGATGAAATAATGAAAAAG tag